A window from Roseburia sp. 499 encodes these proteins:
- the rsgA gene encoding ribosome small subunit-dependent GTPase A: MQGKIIKGIAGFYYVHVIGAGVYECKAKGIFRKEKIKPLVGDNVEIDIISEEEKTGNISRILERKNQLIRPAVANIDQAMVIFAAAKPKPNFNLLDRFLIMMEQQQVETVICFNKQDLATEEELRKLEETYEKCGYHILFTSAMKEEGVEEVKKVLEGKTTTVAGPSGVGKSSLINLLQPEIEMETGSISEKIERGKHTTRHSQLIHIKDNTYIMDTPGFSSLYLMGFEKEELKEYFKEFKEYEPECRFLGCSHIHEPDCGVKQALEEGKISQIRYENYVSMYEELKNVKKY; this comes from the coding sequence ATGCAGGGAAAAATTATCAAAGGAATTGCCGGCTTCTACTATGTGCATGTAATAGGAGCCGGAGTATATGAATGTAAAGCAAAGGGAATTTTCCGAAAAGAGAAAATAAAGCCGCTGGTCGGTGATAATGTTGAAATTGATATTATCAGTGAGGAAGAAAAGACTGGAAACATTAGTAGGATTCTGGAACGGAAGAATCAGTTGATTCGTCCGGCAGTGGCAAATATTGATCAGGCGATGGTGATTTTTGCAGCAGCAAAGCCAAAACCCAATTTTAATTTGTTGGACCGGTTTCTGATTATGATGGAACAGCAGCAGGTAGAAACGGTCATTTGCTTCAATAAGCAGGATCTTGCCACCGAAGAGGAACTTCGCAAACTAGAGGAAACCTACGAAAAGTGTGGATATCATATTCTTTTTACCAGTGCTATGAAGGAAGAAGGAGTAGAAGAGGTGAAAAAAGTGTTGGAGGGCAAAACTACTACAGTAGCAGGACCTTCCGGAGTAGGTAAGTCTTCTCTCATTAATCTCCTTCAGCCGGAAATTGAAATGGAGACCGGAAGCATCAGTGAAAAAATTGAGCGTGGAAAGCATACTACTCGCCATTCCCAATTGATTCATATAAAAGATAATACCTATATTATGGATACGCCGGGTTTTAGTTCCCTGTATTTGATGGGATTCGAAAAAGAAGAATTAAAGGAATATTTTAAAGAATTCAAAGAGTATGAGCCAGAGTGCCGATTCTTGGGATGTAGTCATATTCATGAGCCGGACTGTGGTGTAAAGCAGGCATTAGAAGAAGGAAAAATAAGCCAAATTAGATATGAAAATTATGTGTCAATGTATGAAGAATTAAAAAACGTAAAGAAATATTAG
- the pknB gene encoding Stk1 family PASTA domain-containing Ser/Thr kinase yields the protein MLKEGMYLADRYEIVGKVGAGGMSDVYKAKDHTLGRFVAIKVLKQEFSEDVNFVTKFRTEAQSAAGLEHPNIVNIYDVGSENGMYYIVMEYVEGITLKTYIEKKGQLSFKEAVSIAIQVGRGIEAAHNKHIIHRDIKPQNIIISTEGKVKVTDFGIARVATTNTINADVMGSVHYASPEQARNGFVDGKSDIYSLGIVMYEMVTGRVPFDGESTVAIAIQHLQEEMVVPSAYAPNLPISMEKIILKCTQKSPDRRYQTISDLLMDLKKALISPDEDFVVMVPVGQQEKTRVMKPEELESIKEQTGRVYYEEPDEDENEEDDEDDEEEGGFLNPKMEKAVTIMGIVAAVIIVLIVAYIAISLMGGMKFKSNDKDTDKDTDTKKEETADKVEMIDLTGMTFDEAKKALNEIGLGIKKGDSMSSDKYEEGLIVGQSEKDGDMVEKNTTITVNLSSGAGEIEVPSVVGLDKDAATDKLKSAGFNNVKTEYEYSSDVPAGDVIRQTPEGNAKAKKDDAITIYISRGTEQVKMINVLGMTEQQARDALAGINVSVSSVSSDYSDTVPEGSVISQSISEGTFVNPGTSVTLTISLGKKVETYSLNNYKIERLSEIPDNATGVSANITLYKSEGNDKINSWTATSFPFNISQGNIENCSSGYFVVDWSWTVTDESGNVKNETKQTTIEGVNFTKN from the coding sequence ATGTTAAAAGAGGGAATGTATCTGGCAGACAGATATGAAATAGTAGGAAAAGTTGGCGCAGGCGGAATGTCAGACGTGTATAAGGCAAAGGACCATACCTTAGGACGTTTCGTAGCAATTAAAGTATTAAAGCAGGAATTTTCGGAAGATGTTAATTTTGTGACAAAGTTCCGTACAGAGGCACAATCCGCAGCAGGATTAGAACATCCAAACATTGTAAATATTTACGATGTAGGAAGCGAAAACGGAATGTACTACATTGTAATGGAATATGTAGAAGGAATTACCTTAAAGACCTATATTGAGAAAAAAGGACAGCTGTCTTTTAAGGAGGCTGTAAGTATTGCCATTCAGGTAGGTAGAGGAATTGAGGCTGCTCATAATAAGCATATTATTCATCGTGATATTAAGCCTCAGAATATCATTATATCTACAGAAGGAAAAGTAAAGGTAACCGATTTTGGAATTGCCAGAGTGGCAACTACAAATACCATTAATGCAGATGTAATGGGCTCTGTTCATTATGCATCCCCAGAGCAGGCGAGAAATGGATTCGTTGATGGAAAAAGTGATATCTATTCGCTGGGTATTGTAATGTATGAGATGGTAACCGGAAGAGTACCATTTGATGGAGAGTCTACAGTAGCAATTGCTATTCAGCATTTACAGGAAGAAATGGTAGTGCCAAGCGCGTATGCACCGAATCTTCCAATCAGTATGGAAAAGATTATTTTAAAATGTACACAGAAGAGCCCGGATAGACGTTATCAGACCATCAGCGATTTATTGATGGACTTAAAGAAAGCATTGATTAGTCCGGATGAAGACTTTGTTGTAATGGTTCCGGTGGGACAGCAGGAAAAGACCAGAGTGATGAAACCGGAAGAATTAGAATCCATTAAGGAGCAGACCGGAAGGGTATACTACGAAGAACCTGATGAAGATGAAAATGAAGAAGACGACGAGGATGATGAGGAAGAAGGCGGCTTTTTAAATCCGAAGATGGAAAAGGCCGTTACTATCATGGGAATTGTTGCAGCAGTAATCATTGTACTCATTGTTGCATATATTGCCATCAGTCTTATGGGTGGAATGAAGTTTAAGAGTAATGATAAGGATACAGACAAAGATACAGATACGAAGAAGGAAGAAACTGCGGATAAGGTAGAAATGATTGACCTCACCGGAATGACCTTCGATGAAGCAAAGAAGGCATTGAATGAGATTGGATTAGGTATTAAAAAGGGAGATTCCATGTCTTCGGATAAATATGAGGAAGGTCTCATTGTAGGACAGAGTGAAAAAGACGGGGATATGGTAGAGAAGAATACTACGATTACCGTTAACTTAAGCAGTGGTGCCGGAGAGATTGAGGTACCAAGTGTGGTAGGATTGGATAAAGATGCTGCAACAGACAAATTGAAGTCAGCAGGCTTTAATAATGTAAAGACAGAGTATGAGTATAGCAGTGATGTTCCGGCAGGTGATGTTATTCGTCAGACTCCGGAGGGAAATGCTAAGGCGAAGAAGGACGATGCTATTACCATTTATATTAGTCGTGGAACAGAACAGGTAAAGATGATTAATGTCTTAGGAATGACAGAACAGCAGGCAAGAGATGCTTTGGCAGGAATTAATGTTAGTGTATCAAGTGTAAGTTCTGATTACAGCGATACCGTACCGGAAGGTAGTGTGATTAGTCAGAGTATTTCAGAGGGTACTTTTGTGAATCCGGGTACATCTGTAACATTGACGATTAGCCTTGGTAAAAAAGTAGAAACGTACTCTTTAAATAATTATAAGATTGAAAGGTTAAGCGAAATTCCAGATAATGCTACTGGTGTTTCAGCTAATATTACCTTGTATAAATCCGAGGGAAATGACAAAATTAACTCATGGACTGCAACTTCATTCCCATTTAATATAAGTCAGGGAAATATCGAAAATTGCAGCAGTGGATATTTTGTAGTAGATTGGTCATGGACTGTGACGGATGAAAGTGGAAATGTAAAAAATGAAACAAAGCAGACTACAATCGAAGGTGTAAATTTTACAAAGAACTAA
- a CDS encoding Stp1/IreP family PP2C-type Ser/Thr phosphatase, giving the protein MRAFSKTDKGKKREMNQDYVYTSESKIGNLPNLCILADGMGGHNAGDYASRYTVETVVDAIKKDTDKEPVCIIGKAVQEANQAILEKAKTDVDLDGMGTTVVVTTIIGNEMYVANVGDSRLYVIGDEIQQITKDHSYVQEMVRRGELNEKDARVHPDRNIITRAVGGGNPLEVDFFEVELKDTDRILMCSDGLTDMIEDEEIFKILKEQKTTAEGIECLVETANENGGNDNITVVVIEPFSDEVKTC; this is encoded by the coding sequence ATGAGAGCATTTTCCAAGACGGATAAGGGGAAAAAACGAGAAATGAATCAGGACTATGTATATACCTCTGAAAGCAAGATTGGTAATCTTCCGAATCTGTGCATTTTAGCAGATGGAATGGGAGGGCATAATGCGGGAGATTATGCCTCCAGATATACAGTGGAAACTGTTGTAGATGCCATAAAAAAGGATACGGATAAGGAACCGGTATGTATTATTGGGAAGGCAGTACAAGAGGCAAATCAGGCAATTCTGGAAAAGGCAAAGACAGATGTTGATTTGGATGGAATGGGTACTACAGTGGTGGTAACTACAATTATTGGGAATGAAATGTATGTAGCCAATGTAGGTGATAGTCGTTTGTATGTAATTGGAGATGAGATACAACAGATTACGAAAGATCATTCTTATGTACAAGAAATGGTCCGCAGAGGTGAATTGAATGAGAAGGATGCGAGAGTACATCCGGATCGAAATATCATAACCAGAGCGGTTGGAGGCGGAAATCCGTTAGAGGTAGATTTCTTTGAAGTAGAATTGAAGGATACTGACCGCATATTGATGTGTTCCGATGGATTGACGGATATGATAGAAGACGAAGAGATTTTTAAAATACTAAAGGAACAGAAAACCACGGCAGAAGGAATCGAATGTTTAGTAGAGACAGCCAATGAAAACGGCGGTAACGATAATATTACGGTAGTCGTGATAGAACCATTTTCAGACGAGGTGAAGACATGTTAA
- the rlmN gene encoding 23S rRNA (adenine(2503)-C(2))-methyltransferase RlmN, with the protein MEKTDIKSLNLKELEELLVSHGEKKFRAKQIYAWLHVKHVSHWEDMTDISKKLREQLQENCELTALQKVEMQESKLDGTRKYLFALADGNMVESVLMKYKHGNSVCISSQVGCRMGCRFCASTLDGLVRGLKPSEMLDQIYRIQEDIGERVSNVVVMGTGEPMDNYDNLLKFIYLLTDENGLNISQRNLTVSTCGIVPNMRRLAEEKLQITLALSLHASSQKKRLELMPVANKYQIEEVIEACKYYFEQTGRRITFEYSLVGGVNDTDEDAAQLAGLIKGLNCHVNLIPVNPIKERDYVQSNPQVISNFKNKLEKYGINVTIRREMGRDIDGACGQLRKRFLSHAERQGLS; encoded by the coding sequence ATGGAAAAGACAGATATTAAGTCATTGAATCTGAAGGAACTGGAGGAATTGCTGGTTTCTCATGGCGAAAAAAAGTTTCGGGCGAAGCAGATTTACGCCTGGCTGCATGTAAAGCATGTAAGTCACTGGGAAGATATGACGGATATTTCAAAAAAATTAAGAGAGCAATTACAGGAAAACTGTGAACTGACGGCATTGCAGAAGGTAGAAATGCAAGAGTCTAAGTTGGATGGTACCAGAAAGTATCTATTTGCTTTAGCAGATGGAAATATGGTCGAAAGTGTTTTGATGAAATATAAGCATGGAAACAGTGTGTGTATTTCTTCACAAGTAGGATGCCGCATGGGCTGTCGTTTTTGTGCTTCCACACTGGATGGCTTAGTACGAGGATTAAAGCCTTCTGAGATGTTGGATCAGATTTACCGGATACAGGAGGATATTGGAGAACGGGTTTCTAACGTAGTAGTAATGGGAACCGGAGAGCCAATGGATAATTACGATAATCTTTTGAAGTTTATTTATCTTTTGACAGATGAGAATGGACTGAATATTAGTCAGAGAAACCTTACCGTTTCCACTTGTGGTATTGTGCCAAATATGCGAAGGCTTGCAGAGGAAAAATTGCAGATTACATTAGCACTGTCCTTACATGCTTCTTCGCAGAAAAAGCGTCTGGAACTGATGCCGGTAGCAAATAAATATCAAATAGAAGAAGTAATTGAAGCATGTAAGTACTATTTTGAACAGACAGGAAGAAGAATTACTTTTGAGTATAGTCTGGTAGGAGGCGTCAATGATACGGATGAGGATGCTGCTCAGTTGGCGGGGCTGATAAAAGGCTTAAATTGCCATGTGAATCTGATACCGGTAAACCCGATAAAAGAGAGAGATTATGTGCAATCGAACCCTCAGGTGATTTCCAATTTTAAAAATAAACTTGAAAAATATGGAATAAATGTTACTATTAGAAGGGAAATGGGCAGAGATATCGATGGAGCTTGTGGACAATTGAGAAAGAGGTTCCTATCTCACGCAGAAAGGCAGGGATTATCATGA
- the rsmB gene encoding 16S rRNA (cytosine(967)-C(5))-methyltransferase RsmB: MTNGVNVRELILNVLLEVTRDGEYSHIAIKNTLDKYQYLEKQERSFFTRVCEGTLENMILIDYIINQFSKVKVNKMKPVIRCILRSSVYEMKYMDSVPVSATCNEAVKLAQKKGFHNLKGFVNGVLRNISRNLENISMPDKEKEPVKWLSITYSIPEWLVEKWKKCYEVSQLEEMFQAFLDKSATSIRVNTEKITKEALKEELEQEKITVTENEEIPDALYIGGYDFLAGIPAFIDGKFYVQDVSSMLVSLWAEPKEGAQVLDVCAAPGGKSIHMAQLLHGTGMVEARDLTEYKVSLIEENIERCGLKNICAKQADARVLEEDRIGTADIVIADLPCSGLGVIGKKPDIKFKMTNEKCLELVELQREILHTVQRYVKPGGVLMYSTCTINEQENEENVQWFLKEYSEFVLEKQQQILPEKGKNDGFFLARMVRKL, from the coding sequence ATGACTAATGGCGTCAATGTGCGCGAACTGATATTGAATGTACTTTTGGAAGTCACAAGAGATGGGGAATATAGTCACATTGCCATAAAAAATACATTGGATAAATATCAGTATCTGGAAAAACAGGAGCGCAGTTTTTTTACACGGGTATGTGAAGGAACTTTAGAGAATATGATATTAATTGACTATATTATCAATCAATTCTCTAAGGTAAAAGTAAATAAAATGAAACCGGTAATTCGGTGTATTTTGCGAAGCAGTGTTTATGAAATGAAGTATATGGATTCCGTTCCGGTATCTGCCACTTGTAATGAGGCAGTAAAGTTGGCGCAGAAGAAAGGGTTTCATAATCTGAAAGGTTTTGTAAATGGCGTGCTTCGTAATATCAGTAGAAATCTTGAAAATATTTCTATGCCGGATAAGGAAAAAGAGCCGGTAAAGTGGCTCTCCATTACTTATTCTATTCCGGAGTGGTTGGTAGAAAAATGGAAGAAATGTTATGAGGTATCTCAATTGGAGGAAATGTTCCAGGCATTTTTGGACAAAAGCGCAACCTCTATTCGAGTAAATACAGAGAAGATTACAAAGGAAGCATTAAAAGAAGAACTGGAACAAGAAAAGATTACAGTAACGGAAAACGAAGAGATTCCGGATGCATTGTACATTGGTGGATACGATTTTCTGGCAGGAATTCCGGCGTTTATAGATGGAAAGTTTTATGTGCAGGATGTAAGTTCTATGCTGGTGTCTTTGTGGGCAGAACCGAAAGAAGGAGCACAGGTATTGGATGTATGCGCAGCTCCTGGAGGAAAGAGTATACACATGGCACAGCTTCTTCATGGGACCGGTATGGTAGAGGCAAGGGATTTAACGGAATATAAGGTGTCTCTTATAGAAGAAAACATAGAGCGATGTGGACTTAAAAATATTTGTGCAAAACAGGCCGATGCCAGAGTACTGGAAGAAGATAGAATAGGTACGGCGGATATCGTGATTGCAGACTTACCTTGTTCGGGACTAGGCGTTATTGGGAAAAAGCCGGATATTAAATTTAAGATGACAAATGAAAAATGCTTAGAACTGGTGGAACTACAAAGAGAAATCTTACATACAGTGCAGCGATATGTGAAACCGGGCGGAGTGTTGATGTACAGTACCTGTACTATAAATGAGCAGGAAAATGAAGAAAATGTACAATGGTTTCTAAAGGAATATTCGGAATTTGTATTAGAAAAACAGCAGCAGATATTGCCTGAAAAGGGAAAGAATGACGGATTCTTTTTGGCAAGAATGGTGCGGAAGTTATAA
- a CDS encoding zinc metallopeptidase produces the protein MPYRYGFYFDPTYILVIIGAVICLAASAKVKTTFNKYNRVRSMSGMTGAQAAERILNSAGIYDVSIQHISGNLTDHYDPRNKVLSLSDSTYNSASVAAVGVAAHECGHAIQHQTSYAPLTLRSAIVPIANFGSTIAWPLILIGLFFTSSTGMFLINLGIICFSLAVLFQLVTLPVEFNASSRAVKILENTGILGHEELKGTKKVLGAAALTYVAGAASAILQLLRLIILFGGRGGDDD, from the coding sequence ATGCCATATAGATATGGATTCTATTTTGACCCAACTTATATTTTAGTTATTATCGGAGCTGTTATTTGTCTGGCAGCATCTGCAAAGGTAAAAACTACCTTTAACAAGTACAACAGAGTAAGAAGTATGTCTGGTATGACAGGAGCGCAGGCAGCGGAGAGAATATTAAATTCCGCAGGAATCTATGATGTAAGTATACAGCATATTTCCGGTAATCTGACAGATCATTATGACCCAAGAAATAAGGTACTAAGTCTTTCAGACAGTACTTACAATTCTGCTTCTGTGGCAGCAGTAGGAGTAGCAGCACATGAATGTGGTCATGCGATTCAGCATCAGACAAGCTATGCACCGCTTACGCTTCGGAGTGCTATTGTACCAATTGCAAATTTTGGATCTACCATTGCATGGCCATTGATTTTGATTGGTCTATTTTTTACGAGTAGTACGGGAATGTTTTTAATCAACCTCGGAATTATTTGCTTTTCTCTGGCGGTGCTGTTTCAGTTGGTTACACTTCCGGTAGAATTCAATGCTTCCAGCCGTGCAGTAAAAATATTAGAAAATACTGGGATTTTAGGACATGAAGAATTGAAGGGAACCAAGAAAGTGCTAGGAGCGGCGGCTCTTACCTATGTGGCAGGAGCGGCATCTGCAATTTTACAGTTGTTGCGTCTGATTATCCTGTTCGGTGGAAGAGGAGGAGACGATGACTAA
- the fmt gene encoding methionyl-tRNA formyltransferase, which translates to MKVIFMGTPDFSVGTLEALIAAGHEITLAVTQPDKPKGRGKSMQYPPVKEAALAHGIEVYQPRRVREPECIEYLRKYEADIIVVVAFGQILPKEILEMPKYRCINVHASLLPKYRGAAPIQWAVINGEKVTGVTTMRMAEGIDTGDMILKEEVELDAEETGGSLFDRLAKTGGELCVKTLTAIENGTATYTPQNHEEATHTTMIKKQLGEIDWTKSAQELERLVRGLNPWPSAYTHLNGKTLKIWKTSVLEKETGKEPGTIEVGKSTIAVQTGKGMLQLEEIQLEGKKRMQTDAFLRGVSLETGMILGN; encoded by the coding sequence ATGAAAGTAATTTTTATGGGAACACCGGATTTTTCGGTAGGAACGTTGGAAGCCCTGATTGCAGCAGGACATGAGATTACCTTGGCAGTAACCCAGCCGGATAAGCCAAAGGGCAGAGGAAAGTCTATGCAGTATCCTCCGGTAAAAGAGGCTGCTTTGGCACATGGGATTGAAGTATATCAGCCAAGAAGAGTTCGGGAACCGGAGTGCATAGAGTATTTGAGAAAATATGAGGCAGATATTATTGTAGTAGTAGCATTTGGACAGATATTGCCGAAAGAGATTCTGGAAATGCCGAAGTATAGATGTATCAACGTGCATGCCTCTTTGCTTCCGAAGTACCGTGGTGCTGCACCGATTCAGTGGGCAGTCATCAATGGAGAAAAAGTAACGGGCGTTACTACCATGCGGATGGCGGAAGGAATAGATACCGGTGATATGATTTTAAAAGAAGAAGTGGAGCTTGATGCAGAGGAAACAGGCGGTAGTCTTTTTGACCGGTTAGCAAAGACCGGAGGAGAGCTTTGCGTAAAAACCTTAACAGCCATTGAAAATGGAACGGCAACATATACACCTCAGAATCATGAGGAGGCTACTCATACGACTATGATAAAAAAGCAGCTAGGTGAGATCGACTGGACAAAATCTGCACAGGAGTTAGAACGGCTGGTACGTGGATTAAATCCATGGCCTAGTGCATATACTCATTTGAATGGGAAAACATTAAAAATATGGAAAACTTCTGTATTGGAGAAAGAAACCGGAAAAGAACCGGGAACAATAGAAGTTGGAAAAAGTACGATTGCAGTTCAGACCGGAAAAGGAATGTTACAGTTAGAGGAAATCCAGTTAGAAGGCAAGAAACGGATGCAGACGGATGCATTTTTGCGGGGAGTAAGTTTGGAAACAGGAATGATACTCGGAAATTAG
- the def gene encoding peptide deformylase codes for MALRTIREMGDEVLTKKCREIKEVTPRIQELIEDMLETMYEANGVGLAAPQVGILKRLVVIDVGEGPIILINPVIVETDGSQTGEEGCLSLPGKSGVVTRPNYVKVRAFDENMQEFEMEGTELLARAFCHEIDHLDGHMYVEKVEGELHDVVYEEDEEA; via the coding sequence ATGGCATTAAGAACAATTCGTGAAATGGGCGATGAAGTATTGACCAAGAAATGTAGAGAAATCAAGGAGGTAACTCCAAGAATTCAGGAATTAATCGAAGATATGTTAGAGACCATGTATGAAGCAAATGGCGTAGGACTTGCAGCTCCACAGGTCGGAATTTTAAAACGTCTGGTAGTGATTGACGTAGGAGAAGGACCAATTATTCTGATTAATCCGGTGATTGTGGAAACAGATGGTTCACAGACCGGAGAAGAAGGATGTTTAAGCCTTCCTGGAAAATCCGGTGTAGTAACCAGACCAAATTATGTAAAAGTAAGAGCATTTGATGAAAATATGCAGGAATTTGAAATGGAAGGAACAGAGCTTCTTGCTCGTGCTTTTTGCCATGAAATTGACCACTTAGATGGCCATATGTATGTAGAAAAGGTAGAAGGCGAGCTTCATGATGTAGTTTATGAGGAAGACGAAGAAGCATAA
- the priA gene encoding replication restart helicase PriA: MAEYANIIVDISHEKLDKTFQYKIPEVLKAVLKIGMQVEIPFGKGSRKTTGYVVELTDTPEYEVEKLKEIISIAEGSIPIESQLIALAGWMRRNYGGTMNHALKTVLPVKQKTKEKQQRSLHLLLSEEEAKQQLAVFEKKHSMARARLLKALIEEPILPYEVVTRKLSITATVIRAMEELGILKVETSRSYRNPLGEMKQEKSRIVLNEEQSHIVETVWQNFSKNKNHTYLLHGVTGSGKTAVYIELIEKVVKAGKQAIVLIPEIALTYQTVVRFYQRFGERVSILNSKMSPGERFDQFERAKGGELDVMIGPRSALFTPFSNLGLIIIDEEHETSYKSETIPRYHARETAIERARMAGASVLLGSATPSIDSYYKTQNGEYILLELEKRIEEKPLPQCYTIDLREELKHGNRSILSEKLQELMEERLEKGQQTMLFINRRGMSGFVSCRACGHVLKCPHCDVSLSQHNNGRMVCHYCGYEEPVPEVCPECGSKYISGFKAGTQKIEEIVKKRFPKARVLRMDFDTTRNKDSYEKILSAFSNQEADVLIGTQMIVKGHDFPNVTLVGVLAADLSLYVSDYHAPERTFQLITQAAGRAGRGKLPGEVVIQTYSPDNYSITLAEKQDYKGFYEKEIQFRKMMQYPPAGHMMVMLVASKDEMTAALSAELLAKKIQQSMENGKITGVRTIGPADAAVAKVKDIYKKVIYFKSKDYSQLVKIKDALELFVNRHREFANVVIQFDFNPMNGF; encoded by the coding sequence ATGGCGGAATATGCCAATATCATTGTTGATATTTCTCATGAAAAACTGGATAAGACCTTTCAATACAAGATACCGGAAGTATTAAAAGCGGTTCTGAAAATCGGTATGCAGGTGGAAATTCCCTTTGGAAAGGGCAGCCGTAAGACCACCGGGTATGTAGTTGAATTGACGGATACGCCGGAATACGAGGTTGAGAAACTGAAGGAGATTATTTCCATAGCAGAAGGAAGTATACCGATAGAGTCTCAGCTGATAGCATTAGCAGGGTGGATGCGCAGGAATTATGGAGGAACCATGAATCATGCGCTAAAAACGGTACTTCCGGTAAAGCAGAAGACAAAAGAGAAACAGCAGCGGTCTTTGCATCTGCTTTTATCCGAGGAAGAGGCGAAACAGCAACTTGCAGTATTTGAAAAAAAACACAGTATGGCAAGAGCGAGATTGTTAAAAGCGCTCATAGAAGAACCTATATTGCCCTACGAAGTAGTAACAAGAAAACTTAGTATTACAGCAACGGTCATACGGGCAATGGAAGAACTGGGAATCCTTAAAGTAGAAACCAGTCGCAGTTATCGTAATCCACTTGGCGAGATGAAGCAGGAAAAAAGTCGGATTGTACTGAATGAGGAGCAAAGTCATATTGTAGAAACGGTATGGCAGAACTTTTCTAAGAATAAGAACCACACCTATTTATTGCATGGAGTTACCGGAAGTGGAAAGACAGCAGTCTACATAGAACTGATTGAAAAGGTAGTAAAGGCAGGAAAGCAGGCAATTGTATTGATTCCGGAAATTGCATTGACTTATCAGACTGTAGTACGGTTCTATCAAAGATTTGGAGAAAGGGTTTCTATTCTGAATTCCAAGATGTCACCGGGAGAGCGTTTCGACCAGTTTGAGCGGGCAAAAGGTGGAGAATTGGATGTGATGATAGGTCCAAGGTCAGCATTGTTCACACCATTTTCAAATTTGGGACTTATCATTATTGATGAGGAACATGAGACCAGCTATAAGAGTGAGACGATTCCAAGGTATCATGCCAGAGAAACGGCAATAGAACGGGCAAGAATGGCAGGGGCATCTGTTTTGCTTGGGTCTGCAACCCCTTCTATTGACAGTTACTATAAAACGCAAAATGGAGAATACATTCTTTTGGAGTTGGAAAAAAGAATTGAAGAAAAGCCGCTTCCACAGTGTTATACTATAGATTTAAGGGAAGAATTAAAGCATGGAAACCGTTCTATTCTAAGTGAGAAGTTGCAGGAACTGATGGAAGAACGATTGGAAAAAGGACAGCAGACTATGCTTTTTATCAATCGGCGAGGAATGTCAGGATTTGTATCTTGTCGTGCCTGTGGGCATGTGTTAAAATGTCCGCACTGTGATGTGTCTTTAAGCCAGCACAATAATGGAAGAATGGTGTGCCATTACTGTGGTTATGAGGAGCCGGTGCCGGAGGTGTGTCCGGAATGTGGTTCAAAATATATTAGCGGTTTTAAAGCAGGTACACAGAAGATAGAGGAAATTGTAAAGAAACGTTTTCCAAAGGCAAGGGTACTCCGCATGGACTTTGATACAACCAGAAACAAGGATAGTTACGAGAAGATATTATCAGCCTTTTCAAACCAAGAGGCGGATGTGCTAATCGGAACACAAATGATTGTAAAGGGACATGATTTCCCAAATGTTACGTTAGTAGGAGTGTTGGCCGCAGACTTATCCCTCTATGTTAGTGACTATCATGCACCGGAACGGACATTTCAGTTGATAACACAGGCTGCAGGAAGGGCAGGCCGTGGAAAACTGCCCGGTGAAGTGGTGATTCAGACTTACAGCCCAGATAATTATAGTATTACCTTAGCAGAAAAGCAGGACTATAAGGGATTTTATGAAAAAGAGATTCAATTCCGCAAGATGATGCAGTATCCGCCTGCAGGACATATGATGGTAATGCTAGTAGCATCTAAGGATGAAATGACCGCGGCATTAAGTGCAGAACTTCTGGCGAAAAAGATACAGCAGTCCATGGAAAATGGAAAAATAACAGGAGTAAGAACCATTGGACCGGCAGATGCAGCCGTGGCAAAGGTAAAAGATATATACAAAAAAGTAATTTATTTTAAATCCAAAGATTATAGTCAACTGGTAAAGATTAAGGATGCGTTAGAATTATTTGTAAACAGGCATCGGGAATTTGCCAATGTAGTAATACAATTTGATTTTAATCCCATGAATGGATTCTAA